Proteins co-encoded in one Streptomyces sp. JH34 genomic window:
- the mnhG gene encoding monovalent cation/H(+) antiporter subunit G, whose amino-acid sequence MSVWLQITDTAGAVLVFLGAAICLLGVVGMLKLPDVLSRSHAATKPQTLGLLLVLAGVALRLRSGMDFATLALIGFFQLMTGPVASHLVARSAYRTGQIERGELLFDDLDAQLTEPGQEAGERPDPGTGRS is encoded by the coding sequence ATGAGCGTCTGGCTCCAGATCACGGACACGGCGGGGGCGGTGCTGGTGTTCCTCGGCGCGGCCATCTGCCTCCTCGGCGTGGTCGGCATGCTGAAGCTGCCGGACGTCCTGTCGCGCAGTCACGCGGCGACCAAACCGCAGACCCTCGGACTGCTCCTGGTACTGGCCGGCGTCGCGCTGAGGCTGCGCAGCGGCATGGACTTCGCGACGCTCGCGCTCATCGGCTTCTTCCAGCTGATGACGGGTCCGGTGGCCTCCCACCTCGTGGCGCGGTCGGCGTACCGGACGGGGCAGATCGAGCGCGGTGAGCTGCTGTTCGACGACCTCGACGCGCAGCTCACCGAGCCCGGTCAGGAGGCGGGTGAGCGGCCGGACCCCGGCACGGGGCGGAGCTGA
- a CDS encoding monovalent cation/H+ antiporter complex subunit F gives MSGPETVDRVLITAAVVFVVVAGALLLFRISRGPSMLDRAIALDVFAAVVIAGLGAKSAFARDSFYFPIMLVLAFLGFTGSVGIARFIAVRDKPLSRRRPGKEGRK, from the coding sequence ATGAGTGGGCCCGAGACCGTCGACCGGGTGCTCATCACCGCGGCCGTCGTGTTCGTCGTCGTCGCGGGGGCGCTGCTGCTCTTCCGGATCAGCCGCGGCCCCTCGATGCTGGACCGGGCCATCGCACTCGACGTGTTCGCCGCCGTGGTCATCGCCGGCCTGGGCGCCAAGTCGGCGTTCGCCCGCGACTCGTTCTACTTCCCGATCATGCTGGTGCTCGCGTTCCTCGGCTTCACCGGCTCGGTGGGCATCGCCCGGTTCATCGCCGTACGCGACAAGCCGCTGTCGCGGCGCAGGCCCGGTAAGGAGGGGCGGAAATGA
- a CDS encoding Na+/H+ antiporter subunit E: protein MRRLITFSYRNPELPPFSIGFAGRRRRVLDLPLIAWLTFIWVLLWSTLTWANVVTGVVVAVAVCLAFPLPQVDLGLRLHPWGILRLAAYLLYDMYTSGVKVTRQIFADRPHRPAVIGVPLRCRSDLMLAATAVTVSNVPGGSVIEVRRATATLFLHVLDADRPAELEAARRSVWKLEELTVRAFGTPDEIARVSGPPPPVPGSDTGEERT from the coding sequence GTGAGGCGCCTGATCACCTTCTCGTACCGCAACCCCGAGCTGCCGCCCTTCAGTATCGGGTTCGCGGGCCGTCGGCGCCGGGTGCTCGACCTCCCGCTGATCGCCTGGCTCACCTTCATCTGGGTCCTGCTGTGGTCCACCCTCACCTGGGCCAACGTCGTCACCGGTGTGGTCGTCGCGGTGGCCGTCTGCCTCGCGTTCCCGCTGCCGCAGGTCGACCTGGGGCTGCGACTGCACCCCTGGGGCATCCTCCGGCTCGCCGCCTACCTGCTCTACGACATGTACACCTCGGGGGTGAAGGTCACCCGGCAGATCTTCGCCGACCGGCCCCACCGGCCCGCCGTCATCGGCGTCCCCCTGCGGTGCCGGAGCGACCTGATGCTCGCCGCGACCGCCGTCACCGTGTCGAACGTGCCGGGCGGCTCCGTGATCGAGGTGCGCAGGGCCACGGCCACGCTCTTCCTGCACGTCCTGGACGCCGACAGACCGGCGGAGCTGGAGGCTGCCCGGCGCTCCGTCTGGAAGCTGGAGGAGCTGACCGTCAGGGCGTTCGGCACCCCCGACGAGATCGCGCGGGTCTCCGGACCACCGCCACCGGTTCCCGGTTCCGACACCGGAGAGGAGAGGACATGA
- a CDS encoding Na+/H+ antiporter subunit D, with protein sequence MNALVPLPVLLPLCATGVSLAFGVRLARFQRFISVAVLTAVLALSVTLMIAADRQGPLSVHLGDFAPPLGITLVADRLSGLMLTVSSAVTLSVLVYSLGQGMADRDKETPVAVFHPAYLILVAGVSLTFIAGDLVNLYVGFEIMLVASFVLLTLGGTGPRIRAGSTYVIISLFSSMLFLTAIAMTYAATGTANFAQLALRLPDLPLGVQTLVQAMLLTVFAIKAAVFPLAAWLPDSYPTAPAPVTAVFAGLLTKVGIYCMLRTETLLFPGNRLGDLLMAVALASMIVGILGAVAQTDLKRLFSFTLISHIGYMVFGIGLATREAYGGAIFYVAHHITVQTSLFLVAGLIERRGGTNELTRLGGLARSAPLLAALFFVPAMNFAGIPPLSGFIGKLGLMRAGVADGSVWAWILVAGATVTSLLTLYVMAKIWNLAFWRAEPPGQAAYGTVLETADDSDDDDDPGPDRIPGTGDEGVGPGPAGRTVAATLEGQAVTTTVRPPRAMTAATAGAVVLGLAFTVLAGPLTAFTDRSAAELIARRPYVEEVLGP encoded by the coding sequence ATGAACGCGCTCGTCCCGCTGCCGGTCCTGCTGCCACTCTGTGCCACCGGGGTGAGCCTCGCCTTCGGCGTCAGGCTCGCACGCTTCCAGCGCTTCATCAGCGTCGCCGTGCTCACCGCCGTCCTCGCGCTCTCGGTGACCCTGATGATCGCCGCGGACCGGCAGGGCCCCCTGTCCGTCCATCTCGGGGACTTCGCCCCGCCGCTCGGCATCACGCTGGTCGCCGACCGGCTGTCCGGGCTGATGCTGACCGTCTCCTCGGCCGTCACCCTCTCCGTCCTCGTCTACTCCCTCGGCCAGGGCATGGCGGACCGGGACAAGGAGACGCCCGTCGCCGTCTTCCACCCCGCCTACCTCATCCTGGTCGCCGGGGTCTCCCTCACCTTCATCGCGGGCGACCTCGTCAACCTCTACGTCGGCTTCGAGATCATGCTGGTCGCCAGCTTCGTCCTGCTCACGCTCGGCGGCACCGGACCGCGCATCCGGGCCGGTTCCACCTACGTGATCATCTCGTTGTTCTCCTCGATGCTGTTCCTCACGGCGATCGCCATGACCTACGCCGCCACCGGCACGGCCAACTTCGCCCAACTGGCGCTGCGGCTGCCCGACCTGCCGCTCGGGGTGCAGACCCTGGTCCAGGCGATGCTCCTCACCGTCTTCGCCATCAAGGCCGCCGTCTTCCCCCTGGCCGCCTGGCTCCCCGACTCCTACCCGACCGCGCCGGCGCCCGTCACCGCCGTCTTCGCGGGCCTGCTGACGAAGGTCGGCATCTACTGCATGCTGCGGACGGAGACCCTGCTCTTCCCCGGCAACCGGCTCGGGGACCTCCTCATGGCCGTCGCCCTCGCCTCGATGATCGTGGGCATCCTCGGCGCGGTCGCCCAGACCGACCTGAAGCGGCTGTTCTCCTTCACCCTCATCAGCCACATCGGCTACATGGTCTTCGGAATCGGCCTCGCCACCCGTGAGGCGTACGGCGGCGCGATCTTCTACGTCGCCCACCACATCACCGTCCAGACCAGCCTCTTCCTCGTCGCCGGGCTCATCGAGCGCCGGGGCGGCACCAACGAGCTCACCCGGCTCGGCGGACTGGCCAGGTCGGCCCCGCTGCTCGCGGCCCTCTTCTTCGTCCCCGCCATGAACTTCGCGGGGATCCCGCCGCTCTCGGGCTTCATCGGGAAGCTCGGGCTCATGCGGGCCGGCGTCGCGGACGGCAGTGTCTGGGCCTGGATCCTCGTCGCCGGAGCTACGGTGACGAGCCTGCTCACCCTGTACGTGATGGCCAAGATCTGGAACCTGGCCTTCTGGCGCGCCGAGCCTCCGGGCCAGGCCGCCTACGGCACCGTCCTGGAGACCGCCGACGACAGCGACGACGACGACGATCCCGGCCCCGACCGCATCCCCGGCACGGGCGACGAAGGAGTCGGACCGGGACCGGCCGGCCGGACCGTGGCCGCCACCCTCGAGGGGCAGGCCGTCACCACCACCGTCCGTCCCCCCCGGGCCATGACCGCCGCCACCGCCGGTGCCGTCGTGCTCGGCCTGGCCTTCACCGTGCTGGCGGGCCCGCTGACGGCCTTCACCGACCGCTCGGCGGCCGAACTCATCGCCCGCCGGCCCTATGTGGAGGAGGTCCTCGGACCGTGA
- a CDS encoding Na(+)/H(+) antiporter subunit C: MTMSVSLLATAVVLCAVGGILMLTRPLTRILLGAVIAGNGINLLVLSSTGSAGAAPLLYGVPLRRVTDPLPQAIALTAIVITLATTAFLLAMAYRSYQLTGTDEVHDDLEDRRIFLRAEVLGERAELREEYRAEPGRTRKERARYRQERHRLRARLRADRALQARGRDAGGDLWHDVLGADPEDYVNDTHDDRGAAG, encoded by the coding sequence ATGACCATGAGCGTCTCGCTCCTCGCCACGGCTGTGGTCCTCTGCGCGGTCGGCGGCATCCTCATGCTCACCCGGCCGCTCACCCGCATCCTGCTCGGCGCGGTGATCGCCGGCAACGGCATCAACCTGCTGGTCCTCTCGTCCACGGGGTCGGCCGGCGCCGCGCCCCTGCTCTACGGGGTGCCGCTGCGCCGGGTCACCGATCCGCTGCCCCAGGCCATCGCCCTCACCGCCATCGTCATCACGCTCGCCACCACGGCCTTCCTGCTCGCGATGGCCTACCGCAGCTACCAGCTCACCGGCACGGACGAGGTCCACGACGACCTGGAGGACCGGCGCATCTTCCTGCGCGCCGAGGTGCTGGGGGAGCGTGCCGAACTCCGTGAGGAATACCGGGCGGAGCCCGGACGCACCCGCAAGGAGCGCGCACGCTACCGGCAGGAACGCCACCGCCTGCGTGCCCGGCTGCGCGCCGACCGCGCACTGCAGGCCCGGGGCCGGGACGCCGGTGGCGACCTGTGGCACGACGTGCTGGGCGCCGATCCGGAGGACTACGTGAACGACACGCACGACGACCGAGGAGCCGCCGGATGA
- a CDS encoding MnhB domain-containing protein, which yields MVGRLLFHPILVLSLYLLFCAENMPGGGFVAGLVAGLALITRYLAGGRFELAEAAPLQPGLFTGLGLFVSTAVALGGLAEGTVLHAWTYHGHLPVFGDYHLSTSVLFDFGVYLLVLGVVLDIVRALGAKVDRQIERAAGALAPATDSGTGEPNR from the coding sequence GTGGTGGGGCGCCTCCTCTTCCACCCCATCCTGGTGCTCTCCCTGTACCTGCTGTTCTGCGCGGAGAACATGCCGGGCGGCGGATTCGTCGCCGGGCTGGTGGCCGGACTCGCCCTCATCACCCGCTACCTGGCAGGCGGGAGGTTCGAACTCGCGGAGGCCGCGCCGCTGCAGCCGGGCCTCTTCACCGGACTCGGGCTGTTCGTGTCCACCGCCGTCGCCCTGGGCGGCCTCGCGGAAGGCACGGTGCTGCACGCCTGGACCTACCACGGGCACCTGCCCGTGTTCGGTGACTACCACCTGAGCACCTCGGTCCTCTTCGACTTCGGCGTCTATCTGCTGGTCCTCGGCGTCGTCCTCGACATCGTGCGGGCGCTGGGCGCCAAGGTCGACCGGCAGATCGAGCGGGCGGCGGGCGCGCTGGCCCCGGCGACCGATTCCGGGACGGGGGAGCCCAACCGATGA
- a CDS encoding RidA family protein, which produces MNPISRINPAELSPPTGFSHAVTATGGRLVFLAGQTALDGDGKVVGDTLPEQFETALGNLLTALRAAGGAPTALARVTVYTTDVAGYRAHARELGAVWRRLAGREYPAMAVIGAVRLWDEQAMVEIDGIAVLD; this is translated from the coding sequence ATGAATCCGATCAGCCGTATCAACCCCGCCGAACTCTCCCCGCCCACCGGCTTCTCGCACGCCGTCACGGCCACCGGTGGCCGACTGGTCTTCCTGGCCGGCCAGACCGCACTGGACGGGGACGGGAAGGTCGTCGGAGACACCCTGCCGGAGCAGTTCGAGACCGCTCTGGGGAACCTGCTCACCGCCCTGCGCGCGGCGGGCGGCGCCCCGACCGCCCTGGCCAGGGTCACCGTCTACACCACCGACGTGGCCGGGTATCGCGCACACGCCCGCGAACTGGGCGCCGTCTGGCGGAGGCTGGCGGGGCGTGAGTATCCGGCCATGGCGGTCATCGGGGCGGTCAGGCTGTGGGACGAACAGGCCATGGTCGAGATCGACGGCATCGCCGTGCTGGACTGA
- a CDS encoding acyl-CoA dehydrogenase family protein, whose translation MTAFSLDPGQTAWCEELYALAREELRPLAEKGEPGHVNRPLVAALGGLGLLDRLLGSGALDLCLLRESLARGCTEAETALALQGLGAGPVRLAGTEAQRARWLPEVRAGRAVAAFALSEPGAGSDAAALALAARPAPGGGGWRLTGEKCWISNAPEADFYTVFARTGEGDGSRGVTAFLVPADRPGLTGEALDMLSPHPVGALDFDGVPVSADDVLGEPGRGFRVAMDTLNLFRPGVGAFAVGMARAALDATLEHTAHRSAFGAPLKDLQAVSHQVAEMATRTEAARLLVLAAAAAHDAGEPGVPRRAAMAKLYATETAQYVVDAAVQLHGARALRRGHLLEHLYREVRAPRIYEGATEVQRTIIAKELYATRETPA comes from the coding sequence ATGACGGCATTCTCCCTCGATCCCGGTCAAACCGCCTGGTGCGAAGAGTTGTACGCACTCGCCCGTGAGGAACTCCGGCCGCTCGCGGAGAAGGGCGAGCCGGGCCACGTCAACCGCCCGCTCGTCGCCGCGCTCGGCGGACTGGGACTCCTGGACCGGCTCCTCGGCTCGGGCGCGCTCGATCTCTGCCTGCTGCGCGAGTCGCTGGCGCGCGGATGCACGGAGGCGGAGACCGCGCTCGCGCTCCAGGGCCTCGGAGCCGGTCCGGTCCGTCTGGCGGGCACCGAGGCCCAGCGCGCACGCTGGCTCCCCGAGGTGCGCGCGGGCCGCGCCGTCGCCGCCTTCGCGCTCAGCGAGCCGGGCGCGGGTTCCGACGCGGCCGCTCTCGCCCTCGCAGCCCGGCCGGCCCCCGGCGGTGGCGGCTGGCGGCTCACCGGCGAGAAGTGCTGGATCTCCAACGCCCCCGAGGCGGACTTCTACACCGTCTTCGCCCGGACGGGAGAGGGCGACGGATCCCGTGGCGTCACCGCCTTCCTCGTCCCCGCCGACCGGCCGGGGCTCACCGGGGAGGCGCTGGACATGCTGTCCCCGCACCCCGTCGGGGCGCTGGACTTCGACGGCGTGCCGGTGAGCGCGGACGACGTGCTCGGCGAACCCGGCCGGGGGTTCCGGGTCGCCATGGACACCCTCAACCTCTTCCGCCCCGGCGTCGGGGCGTTCGCGGTCGGCATGGCGCGCGCCGCGCTCGACGCGACCCTGGAACACACGGCGCACCGCAGCGCCTTCGGGGCCCCGCTCAAGGACCTGCAGGCCGTCTCGCACCAGGTCGCCGAGATGGCCACCCGCACCGAGGCGGCCCGGCTCCTGGTCCTCGCGGCCGCCGCCGCCCACGACGCCGGTGAGCCGGGGGTGCCCCGGCGCGCGGCCATGGCCAAGCTGTACGCCACCGAGACCGCGCAGTACGTCGTCGACGCGGCCGTCCAGCTGCACGGTGCCCGCGCCCTGCGCCGGGGCCACCTGCTCGAACATCTCTACCGGGAGGTCCGCGCCCCCCGGATCTACGAGGGCGCCACCGAGGTGCAGCGCACGATCATCGCCAAGGAGCTGTACGCGACACGGGAGACCCCCGCATGA
- a CDS encoding AMP-binding protein → MKPSGTASAHTDTFARDHLPPAEDWPELVFELPELAYPDRLNCGFELLDRTVAAFGPDRPAFRSGDGSVWSYGELRDRVDRVARVLTHDLGVVPGNRVLLRGPTTPWLAACWLAVMKTGAVAVTVLDRQRAPELATICSIARVGHALCDVRSLDDLLAAGVPGLRVTTYGGGSADDLTELAAAARPEPYRAVDTAADDIALIAFTSGTTGRPKGCMHTHRDVLAVADTFARHVLRPEPDDVFTGSPPLGFTFGLGGLVVFPLRAGASALLLEQAGPKQLLPALAAHRVSVLFTAPTAYRVMLDALDGHDLSALRRCVSAGENLPAATWWSWYERTGLRIINGIGATELLHIFISAADGAIRPGTTGVPVPGWQARVVDEDGVELPDGEPGLLAVRGPVGCRYLADERQRVYVRHGWNITGDTYVREPDGYFRYVARADDMIISAGYNIAGPEVEEALLRHPDVAEAAVVGRSDDLRGQIVAAYVVLREGASLSADDLRTHTKGELAPHKCPRAVEFVPELPRTATGKLQRFLLRGPTPPE, encoded by the coding sequence ATGAAGCCGTCAGGTACCGCGAGCGCGCACACCGACACCTTCGCGCGCGACCATCTCCCACCCGCCGAGGACTGGCCCGAGCTGGTCTTCGAACTCCCCGAACTGGCCTACCCGGACCGGCTGAACTGCGGATTCGAGCTGCTCGACCGCACCGTCGCCGCCTTCGGCCCCGACCGGCCCGCCTTCCGCAGCGGGGACGGATCCGTGTGGAGTTACGGGGAACTGCGCGACCGGGTGGACCGCGTCGCCCGGGTGCTGACACATGATCTGGGCGTCGTCCCCGGCAACCGCGTGCTGCTGCGCGGTCCCACCACGCCCTGGCTGGCCGCATGCTGGCTCGCCGTGATGAAGACGGGGGCGGTCGCCGTGACGGTGCTGGACCGGCAGCGGGCCCCGGAACTCGCCACGATCTGTTCCATCGCCCGTGTCGGCCACGCCCTGTGCGACGTCCGGTCGCTGGACGACCTGCTCGCCGCCGGAGTTCCGGGGCTGCGCGTCACGACGTACGGAGGCGGCTCCGCCGACGATCTGACGGAGCTCGCGGCAGCGGCCCGGCCGGAACCCTACCGGGCGGTGGACACCGCCGCGGACGACATCGCGCTCATCGCGTTCACCTCGGGCACCACCGGTCGGCCCAAGGGCTGTATGCACACGCACCGCGACGTGCTGGCCGTCGCGGACACCTTCGCGCGACACGTCCTGCGGCCGGAACCCGACGACGTGTTCACGGGCAGCCCGCCACTGGGCTTCACCTTCGGGCTGGGCGGGCTGGTCGTCTTCCCGCTGCGGGCCGGCGCCTCGGCCCTGCTGCTGGAGCAGGCGGGACCCAAGCAGTTGCTGCCCGCACTCGCAGCCCACCGCGTCTCCGTCCTGTTCACCGCGCCGACCGCGTACCGCGTGATGCTCGACGCGCTCGACGGCCACGACCTGTCCGCCCTGCGCCGTTGCGTCTCGGCCGGGGAGAACCTGCCCGCCGCGACCTGGTGGTCCTGGTACGAACGGACGGGGCTGCGCATCATCAACGGCATCGGTGCCACCGAGTTGCTGCACATCTTCATCTCGGCGGCCGACGGAGCGATCAGGCCCGGCACCACCGGCGTACCCGTGCCCGGCTGGCAGGCGCGTGTGGTGGACGAGGACGGCGTGGAACTGCCCGACGGAGAACCCGGCCTGCTGGCCGTGCGCGGTCCGGTCGGCTGCCGGTACCTCGCCGACGAACGCCAGCGGGTGTACGTGCGCCACGGCTGGAACATCACCGGCGACACCTACGTCCGGGAGCCCGACGGCTACTTCCGTTACGTCGCACGCGCCGACGACATGATCATCTCCGCCGGCTACAACATCGCCGGCCCCGAGGTGGAGGAGGCCCTCCTGCGCCACCCCGACGTGGCGGAGGCTGCCGTGGTGGGCAGGTCCGACGATCTGCGCGGGCAGATCGTGGCCGCGTACGTCGTCCTGCGTGAGGGTGCGTCCCTGTCGGCCGACGATCTGCGTACGCACACGAAGGGCGAGCTGGCGCCGCACAAGTGCCCGCGTGCCGTCGAGTTCGTGCCCGAGCTTCCGAGGACCGCGACGGGGAAGCTCCAGCGCTTCCTGCTGCGCGGGCCCACCCCTCCGGAGTGA
- a CDS encoding GNAT family N-acetyltransferase yields MSWTFTDDVDAFLEAAGPSLAARPAENTLLLTVTATLRDGGPHAYGAGFPVLGWWRGADGEVAGALVRTPPFPPVLGSAAPEAVGALADALPLAGIDADREAALALAARWPRHRVDEEHRLYRLGTAVPPSPAPDGRPRSATAADRPLLVAWIRAFGAETGQSGDRAERVVDERMAHGGLTLWESGGEPVSMAGVSRMIAGTVRVSAVYTPPEHRGRGYAAAVTAEAGRLAREGGAAEVLLFTDLSNPTSNGVYLRIGYEAVSDRLLITAEPE; encoded by the coding sequence ATGTCCTGGACCTTCACCGACGACGTCGACGCCTTCCTGGAGGCGGCCGGACCGTCACTGGCCGCCCGGCCCGCCGAGAACACCCTGCTGCTGACCGTCACCGCCACCCTGCGGGACGGCGGACCGCACGCCTACGGCGCGGGGTTTCCCGTGCTGGGCTGGTGGCGCGGGGCGGACGGGGAGGTGGCCGGGGCGCTGGTGCGCACGCCGCCCTTCCCGCCGGTCCTGGGCTCGGCCGCCCCGGAGGCCGTCGGCGCGCTGGCCGACGCGCTGCCGCTGGCCGGCATCGACGCGGACCGTGAGGCGGCCCTGGCGCTGGCCGCCCGCTGGCCGCGCCACCGTGTGGACGAGGAGCACCGGCTGTACCGGCTCGGCACGGCAGTGCCGCCCTCCCCCGCACCCGACGGGAGGCCCCGGTCCGCGACCGCCGCCGACCGCCCGCTGCTCGTCGCGTGGATCCGGGCGTTCGGTGCGGAGACCGGGCAGTCCGGCGACCGCGCGGAACGCGTCGTGGACGAGCGCATGGCGCACGGCGGGCTGACCCTCTGGGAGTCGGGCGGGGAGCCGGTGTCGATGGCGGGGGTCTCGCGCATGATCGCGGGCACGGTGCGGGTGTCGGCCGTCTACACCCCGCCGGAACACCGAGGACGGGGCTACGCGGCGGCGGTCACGGCGGAGGCCGGCCGCCTGGCCCGGGAGGGCGGGGCCGCGGAGGTGCTGCTCTTCACCGACCTCTCCAACCCGACGAGCAACGGCGTGTACCTCCGCATCGGCTACGAGGCCGTCTCCGACCGCCTGCTGATCACCGCGGAGCCGGAGTGA
- a CDS encoding bifunctional salicylyl-CoA 5-hydroxylase/oxidoreductase, protein MPSPDTQRIAVIGGGPGGLYAAALLKRLRPGREVTVWERNAPDDTFGFGVVLSDETLGGIEHADPVVYAALSDAFVRWDTIDVVHRGATQTSGGHGFAALERRTLLRILHERCASLGVRLRFRAEAPPAAELAAAHDLVVAADGVHSATREAHARHFRPTVTHHRNRYIWLAADFAFDAFRFEIAETEYGVMQLHAYPFARPCDHRPSTSVPGPPDGSGASTVIVEMREEVWRAAGLDTLPTAESAELCAGVFAEALVGRPLRSNKSSWLTFATVTNQHWSHGRTVLLGDAAHTAHFSIGSGTKLAVEDALALAACLEEQPDLPAALAAYEAERRPVVLSTQRAAAASLRWFEELPQYTHQSPRRFAFNLLTRSRRVTHDNLRLRDPAFTGAVEEEFGCPRGTPPMFTPLRLRGLELRNRVVVSPMDMYSAADGVPGDFHLVHLGARALGGAGLVMTEMVCVSPEGRITPGCTGLWTDEQADAWTRITRFVHDTAPGTAMGVQLGHSGRKGSTRLMWEGIDQPLEEGNWPVVAASPLPYAHGVNQIPQALDRDGMDAVRDRFTEAARRAARCGFDLLELHCAHGYLLSGFLSPLTNLRTDAYGGSLENRLRFPLEVFDAVRAAWPQDRPMTVRVSATDWVRGGTSDEDGLAVARAFAAHGADAIDVSTGQVVPEERPEYGRSYQTPYADRIRNALDVPVIAVGAISSWDDVNSLLLAGRADLCALARPHLHDPHWTLHAAAEQGYSGPGVSWPLPYRAGSRHPPTGRTDAPKPRLTLD, encoded by the coding sequence ATGCCCTCCCCGGACACGCAGCGGATCGCGGTCATCGGCGGAGGACCCGGCGGGCTCTACGCCGCCGCACTCCTCAAGCGGCTGCGCCCCGGCCGCGAGGTCACCGTGTGGGAACGCAACGCCCCGGACGACACCTTCGGCTTCGGCGTGGTCCTCTCCGACGAGACGCTCGGCGGCATCGAACACGCCGACCCCGTCGTGTACGCGGCACTGAGCGACGCTTTCGTCCGCTGGGACACCATCGACGTCGTGCACCGGGGCGCCACCCAGACCTCCGGCGGCCACGGCTTCGCCGCGCTGGAGCGCCGTACCCTCCTGCGGATCCTGCACGAGCGCTGCGCCTCCCTCGGTGTGCGGCTCCGCTTCCGTGCCGAGGCGCCGCCCGCCGCCGAGCTGGCCGCCGCCCACGACCTGGTCGTCGCCGCGGACGGCGTGCACAGTGCGACCCGCGAGGCCCACGCCCGTCACTTCCGCCCCACGGTCACCCACCACCGCAACCGCTACATCTGGCTCGCCGCCGACTTCGCGTTCGACGCCTTCCGCTTCGAGATCGCGGAGACCGAGTACGGCGTGATGCAACTGCACGCCTATCCCTTCGCCCGCCCCTGCGACCACCGCCCCTCGACGAGCGTCCCCGGCCCGCCGGACGGATCCGGTGCCTCCACCGTCATCGTCGAGATGCGCGAAGAGGTCTGGCGGGCCGCCGGGCTCGACACCCTCCCCACCGCCGAGTCCGCCGAACTCTGCGCAGGTGTCTTCGCCGAGGCGCTCGTCGGCCGGCCGCTGCGCTCCAACAAGTCCTCCTGGCTCACCTTCGCCACCGTCACCAATCAGCACTGGTCGCACGGCCGCACGGTCCTCCTCGGAGACGCCGCCCACACCGCCCACTTCTCCATCGGCTCCGGCACCAAGCTCGCCGTCGAGGACGCCCTCGCGCTCGCGGCCTGTCTCGAGGAGCAGCCCGACCTGCCCGCGGCCCTCGCCGCCTACGAGGCGGAGCGCCGCCCCGTCGTCCTGTCCACCCAGCGGGCCGCCGCGGCCAGCCTGCGCTGGTTCGAGGAACTCCCGCAGTACACACACCAGTCGCCCAGGCGGTTCGCCTTCAACCTCCTCACCCGCAGCCGCCGCGTCACCCACGACAACCTGCGGCTCCGGGACCCCGCCTTCACCGGGGCGGTCGAGGAGGAGTTCGGCTGCCCGCGCGGCACCCCGCCGATGTTCACCCCCCTGAGGCTCCGCGGCCTCGAACTCCGCAACCGTGTCGTCGTGTCGCCCATGGACATGTACTCCGCCGCCGACGGCGTGCCCGGCGACTTCCACCTGGTCCACCTCGGCGCCCGCGCGCTCGGCGGCGCCGGTCTCGTCATGACCGAGATGGTCTGCGTGAGCCCCGAGGGCCGCATCACCCCTGGCTGCACGGGCCTCTGGACCGACGAACAGGCCGACGCCTGGACCAGGATCACGCGTTTCGTCCACGACACGGCCCCCGGTACCGCGATGGGCGTCCAGCTGGGTCACTCCGGCCGCAAGGGATCGACCCGGCTGATGTGGGAAGGCATCGACCAGCCGCTGGAGGAAGGTAACTGGCCGGTCGTCGCCGCCTCACCCCTCCCGTACGCGCACGGTGTCAACCAGATCCCGCAGGCGCTGGACAGGGACGGGATGGACGCGGTGCGAGACCGGTTCACCGAGGCCGCCCGCCGCGCCGCCCGCTGCGGGTTCGACCTCCTCGAACTGCACTGCGCCCACGGCTACCTCCTCTCCGGCTTCCTCTCCCCGCTCACCAACCTGCGCACCGACGCCTACGGCGGGTCCCTGGAGAACCGGCTGCGCTTCCCCCTGGAGGTCTTCGACGCGGTCCGTGCCGCATGGCCGCAGGACCGGCCCATGACCGTACGCGTCTCCGCGACGGACTGGGTCCGGGGCGGTACGAGTGACGAGGACGGCCTGGCGGTCGCGCGCGCCTTCGCCGCTCACGGCGCCGACGCCATCGACGTCTCCACCGGCCAGGTCGTTCCTGAGGAACGCCCCGAGTACGGCCGCTCCTACCAGACCCCGTACGCCGACCGGATCCGCAACGCCCTGGACGTGCCCGTCATCGCGGTCGGCGCCATCTCCTCCTGGGACGACGTCAACTCGCTGCTGCTCGCCGGCCGGGCCGACCTCTGCGCCCTGGCCCGCCCCCACCTCCACGACCCGCACTGGACGCTGCACGCCGCGGCCGAGCAGGGCTACTCGGGACCTGGTGTCTCCTGGCCGCTCCCGTACCGTGCGGGCAGCCGCCATCCGCCGACCGGCCGCACCGACGCCCCGAAGCCCCGCCTCACCCTCGACTGA